TGGGCGCCAGCCAGTGAGGGCATCGCTAAACAGGCGATAAGTAAAGCGACTAATTTTATTGATTTATTTATCTTTTTCATAAGACTCAAATTTTACTGATTCGCGTTTAATTATTTCCTGAGGTATGGTGATTGAACAAATGCCTGATCGACTGCACGGATTGACAACTGAGTGTCGACCTTATCAGAACCGGACAATAATCCAGCCATGTAAGCAGTCCAGACAACCGGCAGTTTAGTATCAGCTTTTGGAGTCGGAGCTTTCAGATCAACCATTTCAGCAAGCAGTGAACCTACGCTATAGCTGTAAACCACCGGGTACGGATAATACCAATCGTGCCAGTCATATCCCCATGTCGGCCCCCATCCTGGTCTCCAATAATTCGGTGTCCAATAACCTGGGTAACCCCACCACCAGTAGTTATTATTATAATCATTATACCAGTTTGTAAAATAATTTACATTTTCTACAAAAGAAACCTGCAGACCCAGATCTGCGTCTTCTTTATCCATTGTGCGTGTATAACCACGACTTTCCATATTGCCGATCACTGTAGAAATAATATTGTCAGCTTCTGATGCTGTCCAGTACTGAGGTTTTTCACTACTACCGATTACCAGCACGCTGTCAGGTACATAGAATGTAGTGAACGATTTAAAATCCGTTTTGCTATCATGGTTTGTGTACACCACGAAATCATTATCCAGCTTTGACATATCCGGATCTTTCTGACAGGATGCCAGTAAAAGGATCAACAAGAAAAAAGGAATAATCTTTTTCATCTCATTTTAACGTTTAAAACAGTTTATACTATTATTTGTGCTTATATATAAGTTATCCATGAAACAGCAAATACTAAAAAAAGGTTCTCTTTGATGTTATTTTGGCTGTGTTAATTAACTTCTTGTAAGACTTCAAAATGCTTATAAACGATAGTTAAACGAGATAGATTTTTTACGGAAAAGAAAAGATCAGGTAAGGAACGCAGACGACGCAGAAAACGCAGACTTTCGCAGACTTTTTAATTATTTATCTGCGTGAATCTGCGTTATCTGCGTCGTCTGCGTACGGTAATAGCGTGTTTCAGCTTACCTTAAAGTACCCTGCTGTGCATCCTGTATCATCTTTTCGTTGGCAAGGATCAGGATTTCTACGCGACGGTTCAGTGCACGTCCTTCCGGCGTATCGTTGCTGGCAACAGGATCATGAACGCCTTTACCTTCATATTCCATACGACGTCCGCTTACACCCTGGTCGACCATCATATAGTCGTATACGCTTTTGGCACGTTTTTCAGACAAGGTCTGATTATAGTCTACCTTACCCGTATTGTCGGTATAGCCAACGATCTTGATGTCGGTATCCGGATTTTCATTCAAGCTGACAGCCAGTTTACGCAATGCACTGCGTGAAGCGTCACTCAATGTACTTGAGTTGGTTGCAAACAAAATACCTGAATCGAAAGTCACTTTCAGAGCCTCACCGTTATTGATTGTTTCAACAGTGGTTTCGGGTGGCAAAGTAGCTTCCAGTTCTTTCTTCTGTTTGTCCATCTTCTTACCGATCAAGGCTCCGGCTGTACCGCCTACGGCAGCTCCGATAACAGCACCTAATGCCGTGTTACCTGCCAACGCACCGATACCGGCTCCGGCAGCAGCACCGCCACCTACACCTATCGCAGTTCCCTTTGCTGTGTTATTCCATGTTCCACAACTCGTAAATACTACCGCCATACATAACAGTATGGATAATAACTTAAAATGTTTCATCTTTTTGCTCTTTTATAAACTTTATATGAATATAACAGTTTATCAATCGAACATGTTGATAGAATCGCAATATTCAAGTTCTCCCTGCACAATAAAACCGATTGCTTCGGGATCGAATTTACCGACACCATCCTTTTGCGCATTCTTCACTACATATTCAATCAATTCATCTTCATCTATTTCCACATCGACATCATCGTCTGCATCATCGTTCAGATAACCGCGTGATTCATAGAAATCGTAGATCAGGTCTACAATATAGTTAATATCGTCATTACTGAATTTGCCTTTCAATTCCTGGGGAAGATAGTTCTGAATAAATTTTACAGATTCGTCTTCATCGTAAATTAAATCGTCTTTGTCGCTCATAACTTTTTCAGTTTAATTGGTTACATACTCATGCAAAGATAAGTATCTTTTATTTATTTGTAAAACGAATAAATTATTTAAATACAGATCTTACTGCATTATCTCCTTCTTTCAGAATGTTGTCGATAATGCCGTGTTTTGTCTGGATCGTCAGATAAATGGCTTTCAACTTCGTAATGCCGATCATCTCATCCGTAGATAGTTCGGAACTGTACTTGTCATATTTCGTTTCTGCAAATTCGACATACTTCTTTTCCAACTCTTTCCAGTCATCTTCCGAATACTTATCTTCATTCGCCTGTACCTTCTCTACGAATTTTGTAAAGTCCTTTATATATGAATCTTTCGATTCCCCACAACTGCTCATGACAAAAAGAGCCGTCGCTGCAAACATCATCATTAAAAACCTTTTCATATCTTTTCCTTTTTAGATTAATTCCAACAAAAGTAAACAAAAAAAGAGGATCTGCACTGTCCGGCAGAATGAAACTGCCGGGCAGGTATTAATCGGCTGTAGCTACGATCCGGTCTGCCGTCCAACTATCAACTACTATCTGTATCCGGTCTGCGGGTAAAGAAGAGGTAAAACTGATCGTTAAAGTACAATGGTCACCCGGCATAAGCGTGATATAGTTATCCGAATAATGTACGGGAAGGATACGCTTGCCGGTTTCCTTATCCAGTACTTTGATACGGTTGAAAAAAGAAATATTCGTTTTCGAATGGAGCGATACCATACCAGAATAGGTTGTTCCTTCCCTTTGCAGAGAAACTTTCACCTCCGGCTTTGTTTCGGGCAAACGGGATAAGTCGGAATAATCTTTCGGAAGCGTGGTCAGCCAATAGATATTCGGGGCGTCCGGTAATGCGACGGCTACGTTGGAAGGCCGGGCAGGATCAGCCGGCTGCATAGACAGGCGAAGGAAGTAGACTCCTTGTATCTCTTCCGGAACGGGAACATCAAACAAGGGCGCTACCGTATTGGCTTTGGCTTCCGACTTTATTTCTTTTTCCCAACGGATCTTACCGCTGGTGTCGTAGATACGGGCATTTACGATCAGATCCGGGTAATCAGACAGGGATGTATTCAACAGTTCTACCTGCCGAGTAACGGGATTGTAAAACGGATGTAGGGGTTCACATCCTTTACGTGTACCGTACAGGGAAGCGTTTACATCGAGGAACCAGTCGTACATCTGTCCGCGCAGGGAAGTCCACGGGTTCTGGGTTTTCCAGATCAGTATGCCGGTATACCAGTCCCAAAGATGCGAACCCCAGCCCTCCATAAAGCTACGGTATTGATCGTAATTCACGACCTGAGCATATTTACAATAAGTTTCGATATCCTTTACCTCGCCATAACGTTCCAAATGATCCTGATATCCCAGATCCCGATGATAACGCCAGGTGGCATTACGGGTAAAACCTTTTCTAGGAAATTCTGCCAGGTCTTTCTCCGTCATCATTTCCCGCATACTTTCCACCTCCGGCGAACCGACGGAGCCTGCCTCCGGATTAAACGGATGCGAACGGAAAGTAAAGAACCATTCCGGCTCCTGAATACCGTAAGGACCGTCGCCGTTATCGCCCAGCAGGTTGCGGGTAAAGAGGGAGTCGGTCGAATAGCTGACGAACAGGCGTTCGGGATCAAGCTCCGGGAAGACTTTTTCTTTCAGTTGCTTGTCGATGTTTTTAGCCAACGGCCATTCGTTAGCTCCACACCAAAGACAAAGGCTCGGATGGTTACGTATCATTTTGACCTGGTCTTTTACCGAGGCGATAAAAAGATCATGATTGTCGGGATATTCCCAACGACGTTCGCGGGAGTCCATTTTCATCGGGTCTTCCCAGGCACCGTTACAATCGCCACTGCCCCATAAATCCTGGAAGACCAGTATTCCGTATTCATCACAGGCATTATAAAACTCCGGACGTTCGAGCAGGGCACCTCCCCATACGCGGATCATACGCAAATTCATTTCGGCATGGAAACGGACTTCATCGCGGTAACGTTCAGGGGAAAGGCGCAGTAACCAGTCGGAAGAGATATAATTACCTCCGGTTACATAAATCTTCTGGCCGTTCACATAGAAGCGACGGCCTCCGTTGTCCGGACATTTATCTGTTGTGATCTCACGGATTCCGTATTTGAGTTGTTGGCTGTCGCTGACCCGGTTATCTGCTTCAAAGTAAATATGCATATCGTATAGTGGCTGTTCCCCTACTCCGTTGGGCCACCACAACTGCGGATTTTTTATTTTCATCGGGTCGAAATGAACTTCCCTTTTTTCGTATGGAGACAAGGTGAGACGTTGCGTTAAACGGATACCGTTTGTTTCGCAGACTAACAGACCTTTGCGTGGTGTATCGGTGACATTCTCTACCTCAACAGAGGTCTTTACCAAAGCATCCTCCTGCGTTTTCTTTTCCGGAGAGCGGACACCCGGTACTTTCGTTACGATATATGGCGACTGGACGGTAACAGCACCGGTAGTAGTAACCGACACCTCATCCCAAATACCGGTATTACGATCCCTGATGGGTTGAACCCAGTCCCAGCCGGGCGTATATTGCATAGTGTTATTACGGGCGATCTGTCCGTCACCGCCTTGGCCGCCATTCGGATCACCGGGGTATGTCGGAGGATATACGAGGACAGCCAAAACATTCGTTCCTTTCTTTTGAAGATGTTCCGTTATATTAAACGATTTCCGCAGGAACATTCCTTCATGGGTGGTATTATTAAGCCGTTTGCCGTTCAGGAACAGTTCTGCTTTATAGTTTATTCCCCGGAAGTTCAGCCAGACAATCCTACCGTCCGGTACTGTCGGAGTTTCAAACTGGCAAACGAACCAGAATGTATAAAAATCATTGCCGGCTTCATAAATATCGGGGATCAGGTTATTGTTCATTCCGAACTCCGGTGCAGGATACAGACCGTTTTCCAGTAAAGTGGTCAGTACTGTCCCGGGGACACGGGCAGGCATCCAACCTGTTGTTTCCAGGGGAGCAGAGCTTAAAAGGTTTCCGTCTGTCTTTATCTCACCGGCTCTCCGTGCCATCCAGCCGGAATTAAGCAAAGCTTTTTCTCCGGGTTCAGGGATTGTTATTGTATTTTCCTGTGCAAAGGCAGAGAATACTCCGCTTGCTATCAACAGCAAAACAATAAAAGAAAGAGTTGTATGTTTCATAATGTATTCTATTTAATAGGCGTAATATACAATAAAAAGATAAAAGGCCTCCCCCGAAAATGGGAGAAGCCTTCCTCTTTAAATATTATTAATGTTGCCGGGATAGATTCGGACTATTTAGAATCAATTCTTAAATACCAGTCCATCCCCTTCTCGATCGATAATGATCGGACGGTTCTTATCGATCTTCATACCCAGTATCTCCTTCGACAGTTCGTTAAGGACATACTTCTGGATAGCACGTTTCACTGGACGGGCACCGAACTGGGAATCGTAACCTGCATCCGAGATAAAATCGACGGCAGCATCCGTAAAGTTCAAGGCGACACCGTTGTTTGCCAGCATCTTCTTCACGCTGTTCAACTGCAAGGTAACGATCTTACGGATCTCTTCCTCATTCAGCGGAGTGAACATGATGATCTCGTCGATACGGTTCAGGAATTCCGGACGAATGGATTTCTTCAGTAATTCCAGTACCTGGATACGGGTTTCATCGATCACTTTTTCGCGGTTGTCGGGCGTGATCTTCTCGAAGCTTTCACGAATCAGGGATGAACCCATATTGCTGGTCATGATGATGATCGAGTTCTTGAAGTTCACGACGCGTCCCTTGTTGTCCGTCAGACGACCGTCATCCAATACCTGCAACAGGATATTGAATACGTCCGGATGCGCCTTTTCGATCTCGTCGAACAAAACGACAGAATAAGGTTTACGGCGAATTGCTTCCGTCAACTGTCCACCTTCATCGTAACCGACATATCCCGGAGGTGCACCGATCAGACGAGTCGCACTGAATTTCTCCTGATACTCGCTCATATCGATACGGGTCATGCTGTTCTCATCGTCAAACAGGTATTCAGCCAACGCTTTGGCAAGCTCTGTCTTACCCACACCGGTCGTACCGAGGAAGATGAACGAACCGATCGGACGTTTCGGATCTTGCAATCCGGCACGGCTACGACGCACGGCATCCGCTATGGCTGTAATAGCCTCTTCCTGACCGATCACACGGGTGTGCAATTCGTCTTCCAGGCGGAGCAGTTTGTCGCGTTCGCTCTGCATCATCTTGTTGACGGGAATACCGGTCCAACGGGATACCACATCGGCAATGTCTTCACTGTCGACTTCCTCTTTGATCATAGCGGCAGCACCCTGCATGGTGTGCAGCTTGGCCTGTATTTCCTTGATCTCTTCTTCTTTCGCCTGCAGTTTGCCGTAACGGATCTCGGCAACCTTGCCGTAATCGCCTTCACGTTCTGCCTTATCGGCTTCAAACTTCAGGTTCTCGATGTCAATCTTATTTTGCTGTATCTTGTTGATCTGTTCCTTTTCGCTTTCCCACTGGGCTTTCTGTTTCTTTTCTTCTTCCTTGAGGTTGGCGATTTCTTTGTTCAACTGTTCCAGTTTCGTCTTATCGTTTTCACGTTTGATGGCTTCACGTTCGATCTCCAGCTGTTTGATACGGCGGGAAACTTCATCCAATGATTCGGGCACCGAATCCACCTGCAAACGCAGACGGGCAGCAGCCTCATCCATCAGGTCGATCGCCTTATCCGGCAGGAAACGGTCGGTAATATACCGTGTCGAAAGCTGGACGGCAGCGATAATGGCATCGTCTTTGATACGTACCTTATGATGGTTTTCGTACTTCTCTTTCAGACCACGCAGGATAGAAATAGTATCCAGTTCATCCGGTTCTTCGACCATCACAACCTGGAAACGACGTTCCAACGCCTTATCTTTTTCAAAATATTTCTGATATTCATCCAGTGTCGTCGCACCGATAGAACGTAATTCACCACGTGCCAACGCCGGTTTCAGGATATTGGCGGCATCCATAGCCCCGTCGCTCTTACCGGCTCCTACCAATGTATGGATCTCATCGATGAAAAGGATGATCTCGCCTTCCGACTTGGTCACCTCGTTGACTACGGATTTCAACCGTTCTTCAAATTCTCCTTTATATTTGGCACCGGCAATCAATGCCCCCATATCCAGAGAGTAAATCTGTTTTGATTTCAGATTCTCCGGAACGTCGCCACGAACAATACGGTGTGCCAAGCCTTCGGCGATAGCTGTTTTACCGACACCCGGTTCACCGATCAGGATCGGGTTGTTCTTTGTACGACGGCTCAGGATCTGAAGTACACGACGGATCTCGTCATCACGGCCGATCACCGGGTCGAGCTTGCCGCTACGGGCACGTTCGTTCAGATTGATGGCGTATTTATTCAGAGAGTCGTATGTGTCTTCAGCCGACTGGCTCGTTACTTTATTTCCCTTACGCAATTCCTCGATCGCTTTCTCCAGTTCTTTTTCCGTAACACCGGCATCTTTCAATATCTGCGAAGCCGTACTTTTTACGGTGAACAAAGCGAGAATGATATGTTCTAGAGAAACATACTGGTCACCCATCTTACCGGAATAATCGATAGCTTTCTGCAAAACGGCATTCGATTCGCTCGACAGGTAAGGTTCGCCACCGGATACTTTCGGATAGGATTCTATCTGACGATCCAGCACCATGTTCAGATTCTGGATATTCACACCCAGTTTCTGGAAGAGGAAGTTCGTGATGCTCTCGCCCGTCATAATGACAGCCTTCAGCAAATGAACAGGTTCGATCACCTGTTGGTTATTCTTCTGAACCAACTGCACCGCCTGCTGAACAGCCTCTTGTGATTTAATTGTAAAATTGTTTAAATTCATACCTTATATTACTTTCTTGTTATCTTCTTTATTTTAAACTTTCACTGATAACTCTACAAAACAAATACCAGATCGAAAACAAGTCATTTTGTCAGTATTATTTAATTATAAGAGAAAGAGTTATGCCGATCAGTCGGGATTAACGACATATTTTGCACTTTCGGTAAGAAAACAACAGGGAAGCAAAAAAGGTTTACTTTTGCAGAAGATGTGTGACTTTTTCACGTGCCGAGGTACTAATCCAATACAAACTAAAAGAGAAATGAATATGGTAAAAGGTGAAGCAGACTTCCTTTCTGCGCTGGAATCGAACATAAGCATACTGATCAAAATCGCCCGGGTGTATGCTTATACCACGCACGACAGGAAAGACCTGATCAATGACATCATCCTCGAATTGTGGAAGTCGTACCCGAAGTTTAAAGGCGACTCCAAAATATCAACCTGGATCTATCGCGTCTCGCTCAACGTGGCGTTGAATGTCAAACGAAAGCGGGACAATAACAAAGTATTGTTTTTCGATGAGTTGAAGGTAGCGGACGGCAGTGATATCCTCGAAGTCCCGACCGACAACTCCTCCGAAATCGGCCAACTCTATCAGTGCATCGAAAGTTTATCGGAACAGAACAAGGCGATTATCCTATTGTATCTGGATGATAAATCGTACGAAGAGATCTCTCAAATCCTCGGTCTGTCCAGGACGAATGTCAGTACACGTTTGAACCGGATAAAAGAGCAATTAAGAAAACAAATGAACCCCAATAAATGAATCGTTATGGAACTCGATAATATAAAAAACAGCTGGAAACAGGAAAACCAGCAAATTGTAGCGAATGTACATTTGAATAGAACAGCCCTGATGAAAAAGATCTCGGCAGAAACAAACCGTATGAAAAGAAAGAATCTGTTACTCTTGTTGTTCAGAATCCCTTTTCCGGTAGTTATACTTGCTATATTATTTTCACACATTCATATCCATAACATGGTTAATTTCTATATTGGAATAGTGTTGTTTCTGGCTTTTGCCTGCTTTGCTTCATGGGGACTGATAAAATATTATCTGAATCTGAGAAAGCTGGATATAACAGATTCATATCTTGAAAATAAAAAGACTATACGGGAACTGAAGTTGTATAAACTGAATGTGACGAAAAGGAATTACTATTGCAGCCCGGTGGGAATAGCCGGTATTTTCCTGATGATCAATGCGCCTCTGTTTACTACTACCGAAGGGGCTGTCATGTTGTTACTCATCATGGCCGTCATGGCTGCCTCCATATTCATAAATCTGAAATATGTCTTACCGGCACAGTTCAAACGGTTGAATAAGGAGATGGAGGAGATTCGGAGGATGGAAGAGGAATAGGCAAACTCAAAATCATTTGTGTGTTCGAAATATAGCGGCAGATCATATCTGTCGCTATATAACTTATATCGAATTAACGATGTATAATCCTGTTGGTTTTTGAAATAAAAGAATATCTTTGTGCATCAAGGTTTTCACATTGAAAAGCTTAGTCTAATATCGGCAGCATGACTAGAAAAAACATATTCGGTTTATTATTTGCTATTCTCTGTATATCAGGATGTATATCGTGTAATAAATATCTCCTGAATGAGAAAGACAAAGTGAAAGAGAAGGAGGATGTTCCTATTGAAACATTTGAAGCCATTTCAAATATTGACCTGTCTGCCCGAAAGAATTGGATACTGATTATGAACTTCGATTGTATATACAATTATACCATAGATAAAAATATAATTAAAGCTACTCCTAAAGATACCCTCAGCTATATATATGGTCCATACATAACAGAAAATGAGGATGGGCAGGATTGGATTATCTCGGGATTAGGTCCGTATCTTCACTTTGCATCTCATAGTTTCTACTCTAATTTCATATCCGGAACCGACACTACATTACAAATGAACTTTGATCAAACAACTGAAGAGAAGTTATTTGCCGCCGACTGTTTGTCTTGCCAATATTCAGGAAAAGTATCGACCTATCTTTCCGGTATTTTAGTTCATTACAATTCTTTTCTGGATTTTAAGTTGAAGAATGTTCCCGAATCTGCAACCGTCATGATAAAAAGCCGGATGCCTATCCAACCATTCAGAGAGAAGACGAATCCGCAGCATTATAAGGCGATCGTCTTTTCTTATTGTGGAGATGGTTATGCAGACCTTTATATTACTATGACTAATAAAATTTATTGTATCAAATTAAGCCCCAAAATAAACGTCTCTGAGCCCAATAGTGATCTATACCTAAACTCACGTCACTACACAAACCCAGATACTTACTACAAATTCACTTTGTCTTATGACAAAGAAATAGACAACTTTTCAATCGAAGATATAGAGAACAAGGTGTGGAGTCAGATGCCATAAAGGTATCGATATTTGTCGTGTCATAATGTTTACTATAAAAAAGTTAGCCTACTAATAATTGCTTCACTATCTCCTGAAATTTCCGTGGTATCCGTTTAAATACTTCCGACCGGATTCCGTCCGGTACGCCATAAAAAGCCTCGGCTATCCCTCCGGAGATACAGGCTAGCGTATCGCTATCGCCACCCAAAGAGACAGCCAGGCGGATGGCGTTTTCAAAATCTGTACTATCCAGGAAGGCGATGATTGCTTCGGGAACGGTGCCCTGGCAACTTTCATTGAAATGATAGGTCGGACGTATCTCGTCACAGGTACGGTTCAGATCGTAGGAAAAAGTAGTTTCTATATATTGTTTGATTTCTTGCTTGCTTTTTCCGATTCGTGCCAAATAAATAGCAGCTGCGGTAGCCTGTGCTCCTTTTATTCCTTCAGAATGGTTATGAGAGACAATAGCTGTTTCCCTGGCAATATCCAAAGTCTCTTCCAACGAATCGAATTTCCATCCGACAGCACTTACCCGCATCGCCGAACCATTTCCCCAGCTATTATACGGTTGCGGATCCTTTTCCCGAAGCCAACCACTGAAACGACCGCCGTAACCTCCCATCGGACATGGATATTTACGTCCGTATTCCTGCATGACACGGGTCAGATCTCCCCCATTAAGCAGCCAGTCTGCAACGGCAACCGTCATGATCGTGTCGTCCGTATAATCACTTTCACTCGTAAACAGCGGAAAGTCCGTTATCTTTATATTATCGAATTCATAAACGGAGCCGATAATGTCTCCTGCTATTGCACCTATCATAGTATGTTAATTAATATTCTTCGGTTGCATAAATATAATAAATATATTCAAACCTTACTCGCTTGTACTAAAAAAACTATATAAATCATCGGATTCCTATATCCTTCAGATATATTTGTGTACTTATTCAAATTCAAAACAGTATTTAATATGAAAAAGATGATTACGTGTGGCTTCCTATTACCTATCGCCACACTGGCATTGATTGCTTGCAGCGGAAATAATGATCTTACAAACCAATTAAAAGGTTCCTGGGTCGCTCCTATCAACGGTATGCCCGAACAGATGGAAGGTTTCGAACTGAAAGACAATGGACTTGCCTCTTCCATCAATATGGCAACATTGGTTTATGAGAAGTGGGAAACTATAAAACTGGACAAAGCGGATGCCCTGGTACTTCAGGGGAAAAGTATCGGCAACGGGCAAACACTCTCCTTCTCCGACACACTAAAGATTGACAAGATATCTGAAAACTCCCTGACGCTCACCCAAGACAGTTACACCAGAACATATACAAAAAAGTAAAAGAAAGCCACTGTCTGTAATACGGATTCCGTCTTACAGACAGTGCTGATCTTCAATCATGTAATCCTGTCCGAGCAATACTTCTTCCGCTTACATGTCTTGCAAGGAATCCCCATCCAAAGCTCATCGAACTGTTCGACGGCTTCCGTCACCAGCTCTTCTACGGAGGTGAAGATTCCCGCTTCGAAGTTACGGTTGTCTTTTCCTTTCATGCCTAACGCGGCTCCCGTCAAGTTTGCCGATCCGATATAGACCTGCTTCAGGTCGAATATCAATAACTTGAAATGGACACGCGGACAAAGTACACGCTCCATCCGACTCCAAAGCAAAGGATACTTGTCAAAGTCATCGCGGAAGTTCTGTCCCGGTTCTTTAGCATGGATCAGACGTACTTCGACACCTTCCTTCACCTTTTGCTCCAACAGCTTCAGGAGGGGCACAGCGTCTTTTCCTTCTTTGATATAAAGGTCTTTTATATCAGCCGTACCGATCCATACCGTCCGCTTCGCCTGCCGGATAGCC
This is a stretch of genomic DNA from Parabacteroides chongii. It encodes these proteins:
- a CDS encoding lipocalin family protein, producing MKKMITCGFLLPIATLALIACSGNNDLTNQLKGSWVAPINGMPEQMEGFELKDNGLASSINMATLVYEKWETIKLDKADALVLQGKSIGNGQTLSFSDTLKIDKISENSLTLTQDSYTRTYTKK
- a CDS encoding DUF6565 domain-containing protein, with protein sequence MKRFLMMMFAATALFVMSSCGESKDSYIKDFTKFVEKVQANEDKYSEDDWKELEKKYVEFAETKYDKYSSELSTDEMIGITKLKAIYLTIQTKHGIIDNILKEGDNAVRSVFK
- the clpB gene encoding ATP-dependent chaperone ClpB, producing the protein MNLNNFTIKSQEAVQQAVQLVQKNNQQVIEPVHLLKAVIMTGESITNFLFQKLGVNIQNLNMVLDRQIESYPKVSGGEPYLSSESNAVLQKAIDYSGKMGDQYVSLEHIILALFTVKSTASQILKDAGVTEKELEKAIEELRKGNKVTSQSAEDTYDSLNKYAINLNERARSGKLDPVIGRDDEIRRVLQILSRRTKNNPILIGEPGVGKTAIAEGLAHRIVRGDVPENLKSKQIYSLDMGALIAGAKYKGEFEERLKSVVNEVTKSEGEIILFIDEIHTLVGAGKSDGAMDAANILKPALARGELRSIGATTLDEYQKYFEKDKALERRFQVVMVEEPDELDTISILRGLKEKYENHHKVRIKDDAIIAAVQLSTRYITDRFLPDKAIDLMDEAAARLRLQVDSVPESLDEVSRRIKQLEIEREAIKRENDKTKLEQLNKEIANLKEEEKKQKAQWESEKEQINKIQQNKIDIENLKFEADKAEREGDYGKVAEIRYGKLQAKEEEIKEIQAKLHTMQGAAAMIKEEVDSEDIADVVSRWTGIPVNKMMQSERDKLLRLEDELHTRVIGQEEAITAIADAVRRSRAGLQDPKRPIGSFIFLGTTGVGKTELAKALAEYLFDDENSMTRIDMSEYQEKFSATRLIGAPPGYVGYDEGGQLTEAIRRKPYSVVLFDEIEKAHPDVFNILLQVLDDGRLTDNKGRVVNFKNSIIIMTSNMGSSLIRESFEKITPDNREKVIDETRIQVLELLKKSIRPEFLNRIDEIIMFTPLNEEEIRKIVTLQLNSVKKMLANNGVALNFTDAAVDFISDAGYDSQFGARPVKRAIQKYVLNELSKEILGMKIDKNRPIIIDREGDGLVFKN
- a CDS encoding RNA polymerase sigma factor, giving the protein MNMVKGEADFLSALESNISILIKIARVYAYTTHDRKDLINDIILELWKSYPKFKGDSKISTWIYRVSLNVALNVKRKRDNNKVLFFDELKVADGSDILEVPTDNSSEIGQLYQCIESLSEQNKAIILLYLDDKSYEEISQILGLSRTNVSTRLNRIKEQLRKQMNPNK
- a CDS encoding DUF4136 domain-containing protein; its protein translation is MKKIIPFFLLILLLASCQKDPDMSKLDNDFVVYTNHDSKTDFKSFTTFYVPDSVLVIGSSEKPQYWTASEADNIISTVIGNMESRGYTRTMDKEDADLGLQVSFVENVNYFTNWYNDYNNNYWWWGYPGYWTPNYWRPGWGPTWGYDWHDWYYPYPVVYSYSVGSLLAEMVDLKAPTPKADTKLPVVWTAYMAGLLSGSDKVDTQLSIRAVDQAFVQSPYLRK
- a CDS encoding OmpA family protein yields the protein MKHFKLLSILLCMAVVFTSCGTWNNTAKGTAIGVGGGAAAGAGIGALAGNTALGAVIGAAVGGTAGALIGKKMDKQKKELEATLPPETTVETINNGEALKVTFDSGILFATNSSTLSDASRSALRKLAVSLNENPDTDIKIVGYTDNTGKVDYNQTLSEKRAKSVYDYMMVDQGVSGRRMEYEGKGVHDPVASNDTPEGRALNRRVEILILANEKMIQDAQQGTLR
- a CDS encoding glycoside hydrolase family 2 protein — translated: MKHTTLSFIVLLLIASGVFSAFAQENTITIPEPGEKALLNSGWMARRAGEIKTDGNLLSSAPLETTGWMPARVPGTVLTTLLENGLYPAPEFGMNNNLIPDIYEAGNDFYTFWFVCQFETPTVPDGRIVWLNFRGINYKAELFLNGKRLNNTTHEGMFLRKSFNITEHLQKKGTNVLAVLVYPPTYPGDPNGGQGGDGQIARNNTMQYTPGWDWVQPIRDRNTGIWDEVSVTTTGAVTVQSPYIVTKVPGVRSPEKKTQEDALVKTSVEVENVTDTPRKGLLVCETNGIRLTQRLTLSPYEKREVHFDPMKIKNPQLWWPNGVGEQPLYDMHIYFEADNRVSDSQQLKYGIREITTDKCPDNGGRRFYVNGQKIYVTGGNYISSDWLLRLSPERYRDEVRFHAEMNLRMIRVWGGALLERPEFYNACDEYGILVFQDLWGSGDCNGAWEDPMKMDSRERRWEYPDNHDLFIASVKDQVKMIRNHPSLCLWCGANEWPLAKNIDKQLKEKVFPELDPERLFVSYSTDSLFTRNLLGDNGDGPYGIQEPEWFFTFRSHPFNPEAGSVGSPEVESMREMMTEKDLAEFPRKGFTRNATWRYHRDLGYQDHLERYGEVKDIETYCKYAQVVNYDQYRSFMEGWGSHLWDWYTGILIWKTQNPWTSLRGQMYDWFLDVNASLYGTRKGCEPLHPFYNPVTRQVELLNTSLSDYPDLIVNARIYDTSGKIRWEKEIKSEAKANTVAPLFDVPVPEEIQGVYFLRLSMQPADPARPSNVAVALPDAPNIYWLTTLPKDYSDLSRLPETKPEVKVSLQREGTTYSGMVSLHSKTNISFFNRIKVLDKETGKRILPVHYSDNYITLMPGDHCTLTISFTSSLPADRIQIVVDSWTADRIVATAD
- a CDS encoding phospholipase D-like domain-containing protein encodes the protein MLQYIKNEQHYSSLIEAIRQAKRTVWIGTADIKDLYIKEGKDAVPLLKLLEQKVKEGVEVRLIHAKEPGQNFRDDFDKYPLLWSRMERVLCPRVHFKLLIFDLKQVYIGSANLTGAALGMKGKDNRNFEAGIFTSVEELVTEAVEQFDELWMGIPCKTCKRKKYCSDRIT
- a CDS encoding ADP-ribosylglycohydrolase family protein, translated to MIGAIAGDIIGSVYEFDNIKITDFPLFTSESDYTDDTIMTVAVADWLLNGGDLTRVMQEYGRKYPCPMGGYGGRFSGWLREKDPQPYNSWGNGSAMRVSAVGWKFDSLEETLDIARETAIVSHNHSEGIKGAQATAAAIYLARIGKSKQEIKQYIETTFSYDLNRTCDEIRPTYHFNESCQGTVPEAIIAFLDSTDFENAIRLAVSLGGDSDTLACISGGIAEAFYGVPDGIRSEVFKRIPRKFQEIVKQLLVG